The following are from one region of the Paenibacillus sp. JZ16 genome:
- a CDS encoding TetR/AcrR family transcriptional regulator, whose translation MNAKKEAVLEAGKRLFMEQGILQTSMEQIAEAVPVSKMTIYNYYQSKEGLLEHVVDRMVEELMALYRDIMDQAKDPLEALKVFYRDQDKFSALVSQKFVADLAKFPEQMDKLLQFNQKFVVPEFEMLIFKGQQLGQIRKDISPQVLVAFLTFIKEFTARTEWYHGLGSLNAVSEQLMTILYHGIIQQEDSTNLI comes from the coding sequence ATGAATGCAAAGAAAGAAGCAGTGCTTGAAGCCGGGAAGCGGTTGTTCATGGAGCAAGGGATTTTGCAGACGAGCATGGAGCAGATTGCCGAAGCGGTCCCCGTTTCCAAAATGACGATTTATAACTACTATCAGAGCAAAGAGGGCTTATTGGAGCATGTGGTGGACCGGATGGTCGAGGAGCTCATGGCGCTATACCGTGATATTATGGATCAGGCAAAAGATCCGCTTGAGGCGTTAAAGGTCTTTTACAGGGATCAGGACAAATTTTCGGCGTTGGTATCCCAGAAATTTGTGGCGGATCTGGCCAAATTCCCGGAGCAGATGGACAAGCTGCTTCAATTCAACCAGAAATTCGTTGTTCCGGAATTCGAAATGCTGATCTTTAAAGGCCAGCAGCTTGGACAGATACGGAAAGACATCTCTCCCCAGGTACTGGTCGCATTCCTGACTTTCATCAAGGAATTTACGGCACGGACCGAATGGTACCATGGTTTGGGAAGTTTGAACGCGGTTAGTGAACAGCTGATGACGATTCTATATCATGGAATTATCCAGCAGGAAGATTCGACTAATCTAATATGA
- a CDS encoding WXG100 family type VII secretion target, with the protein MTKIRVVPDMLNQQGAAVSDIAREVQQLQERMQQRIQSMSWETRHRAQVEQRLAQCRAACQSVVSRLEQNRGQLVKKAGDFSQTDQSLGSNLNFGKQSVAQVSPHLLLQASLAQNGNKNTHPPVTAAGVEFNALAPFGGTADQWKSNPLAAAGVLFGTATASGTMYKYWDMYRNGFGVWLEKDKRGNMRANVTNGMLANIRKKSYAEYNWRNHPRIPKYVLPGAAVKDSLSWKGGKLGYAGIAMQTVGNLVTNINENKSGAKIAGDAVVDVGVGVGTVVASAAAGAKAGALIGTAVGGPIGTLAGAAIGFGVSVGASYVMDGIKFTDFDGDGKKDTVTEGLKMGAEKIGSTIAGWFK; encoded by the coding sequence ATGACTAAAATACGTGTGGTACCTGACATGCTGAACCAGCAAGGAGCAGCGGTATCTGATATTGCACGAGAAGTTCAGCAGCTTCAGGAGCGCATGCAGCAGCGTATCCAGAGCATGTCCTGGGAGACGCGTCATCGTGCCCAGGTCGAACAGCGCCTGGCCCAATGCAGGGCCGCTTGCCAGTCGGTGGTTAGCCGTCTGGAGCAAAATCGAGGGCAACTGGTGAAAAAGGCGGGTGATTTTTCGCAGACGGATCAATCGCTCGGCAGCAATCTCAACTTCGGCAAGCAATCGGTTGCCCAGGTTAGTCCGCATCTGCTGCTTCAGGCGAGTCTGGCACAGAACGGGAACAAGAACACGCATCCGCCCGTGACGGCAGCGGGGGTTGAATTCAATGCGCTTGCGCCTTTCGGCGGAACGGCGGATCAATGGAAGAGTAATCCGCTAGCGGCCGCAGGGGTATTGTTCGGAACGGCAACGGCATCGGGTACGATGTACAAATACTGGGATATGTACCGGAACGGCTTTGGCGTGTGGCTTGAAAAAGACAAGCGCGGCAATATGCGAGCCAATGTGACGAACGGGATGCTGGCTAATATCCGCAAAAAATCCTATGCCGAATACAACTGGCGGAATCACCCCCGAATCCCGAAATACGTCCTACCCGGCGCGGCTGTTAAAGACTCGCTAAGCTGGAAGGGCGGTAAACTTGGTTATGCAGGCATCGCCATGCAAACGGTGGGAAATCTGGTGACGAATATCAACGAGAACAAGAGCGGGGCAAAGATAGCCGGAGATGCTGTAGTTGATGTGGGTGTCGGTGTGGGTACCGTCGTAGCATCCGCTGCGGCTGGCGCTAAGGCAGGCGCGCTGATTGGGACAGCAGTGGGCGGTCCGATTGGCACCCTTGCGGGTGCGGCCATCGGTTTTGGCGTATCGGTGGGTGCTTCCTATGTTATGGACGGCATCAAGTTTACGGATTTTGACGGGGACGGGAAGAAAGATACCGTAACCGAAGGATTGAAAATGGGGGCGGAGAAGATAGGTTCAACGATTGCCGGATGGTTCAAATAA
- a CDS encoding DUF4176 domain-containing protein: MTQQLLPNGSIVILKEGEKKLVIYGRKQILALDQPQMFDYLACPYPEGYVSPEFAYVFNHEDIQEIIFTGYQDEEEEQFQIVLAETKPT, from the coding sequence ATGACGCAGCAGCTGCTGCCAAACGGATCGATAGTCATTTTGAAAGAAGGCGAGAAGAAGCTCGTGATCTATGGTCGAAAGCAAATTCTGGCGCTTGATCAGCCGCAAATGTTCGACTATTTAGCTTGTCCATATCCGGAAGGTTATGTCAGCCCGGAGTTTGCCTACGTCTTTAATCATGAGGATATCCAGGAGATTATATTTACCGGTTACCAGGACGAAGAGGAAGAACAGTTTCAGATCGTACTGGCTGAGACGAAGCCTACATAA
- the pyrE gene encoding orotate phosphoribosyltransferase has protein sequence MSTLANIPHQIASYLLKIEAVSLRPHQPFTWTSGIKSPIYCDNRLTMSFPEIRDYIAESFAAVIREQYPEAEAIAGTATAGIPHAAFVSQKMNLPMSYIRDKAKGHGKENLIEGLIKPGQKVVVIEDLISTGGSSLKAAQAVKDAGAEPLAVLAIFSYQLDKAVQAFAEAGIPLQSLSNYGALIEVALSENRIQEQDVELLQSWRSNPASFGV, from the coding sequence ATGAGTACACTCGCGAATATTCCACATCAGATCGCATCTTATTTGCTGAAGATTGAGGCCGTTTCCCTTAGGCCCCATCAGCCGTTTACATGGACGTCGGGAATTAAGTCCCCGATCTACTGTGATAATCGCTTGACGATGTCTTTTCCCGAGATTCGCGACTACATTGCTGAATCGTTCGCAGCCGTCATCCGGGAGCAATATCCGGAGGCCGAGGCCATTGCCGGTACGGCCACAGCCGGGATTCCGCATGCGGCCTTTGTATCCCAGAAGATGAATCTGCCAATGTCTTATATTCGGGACAAAGCAAAGGGGCATGGCAAGGAAAACCTGATCGAAGGCTTGATCAAGCCCGGTCAAAAGGTGGTTGTGATCGAGGATCTGATCTCCACGGGCGGCAGCTCGCTAAAAGCGGCGCAAGCGGTCAAGGATGCAGGAGCGGAGCCGCTGGCGGTATTGGCTATTTTCAGCTACCAGCTGGATAAAGCAGTGCAAGCCTTCGCCGAAGCTGGGATTCCGCTGCAGAGCTTGTCCAACTACGGAGCGCTGATTGAAGTTGCGCTATCCGAGAATCGGATTCAGGAACAGGATGTGGAGCTTCTTCAATCCTGGAGATCGAATCCTGCTTCCTTTGGTGTGTAA
- the carB gene encoding carbamoyl-phosphate synthase large subunit gives MPKNDTLKKILVIGSGPIVIGQAAEFDYAGTQACQALKEEGIEVVLINSNPATIMTDTNMADKVYIEPITLDFVTQIIRQERPDGLLPTLGGQTGLNMAVELARAGILEQENVKLLGTQLESIEKAEDRDLFRDLMRELDQPVPESTIVTTLEEALDFANEIGYPVIVRPAYTLGGTGGGICATEEELRETVSSGLRYSPITQCLIEKSIAGMKEVEYEVMRDANDNCIVVCNMENFDPVGVHTGDSIVVAPSQTLSDREYQMLRSASLKIIRALNIEGGCNVQFALDPNSYQYYVIEVNPRVSRSSALASKATGYPIAKMAAKIAMGYTLDEIVNPVTGQTYACFEPTLDYIVSKIPRWPFDKFIHANRKLGTQMKATGEVMAIGRTFEESIHKAVRSLEIGVHRLYLKGANELSDEVLQQRLIKADDERMFLIAEAFRRGYGLQQIQDLTKIDWWFLDKIERLIKYEEHIRSEAALTYETLYEAKRLGFTDRAIAELRAEGNASTHTTEESIGFLRREHGLRPVYKMVDTCAAEFEATTPYYYSTYETENEVIESAKEKVIVLGSGPIRIGQGIEFDYSTVHAVWAIQKAGYEAVIINNNPETVSTDFNTSDRLYFEPLFLEDVMNVIEQEKPIGVIVQFGGQTAINLAEPLSKAGVKILGTSLESIDEAEDRKKFEALLSRLEIAQPKGKTVTSVDDAVETAQSLGYPVLVRPSYVLGGRAMEIVYSDSELLSYMKEAVKINPDHPVLIDRYMMGKEVEVDAICDGETVLIPGIMEHVERAGVHSGDSIAVYPPQYLSQDLKDKIAEITIKIAKELNTRGLVNIQFVIYKNEVYVIEVNPRSSRTVPFLSKVTGIPMANLATQAIMGGKLKELGYEEGMWPESEHVSVKVPVFSFAKLRRVEPTLGPEMKSTGEVMGRDVKYAKALYKGLIGAGMKIPSTGAIIATIADKDKAEAAALLKGFHKLGYKIIATGGTAAALKEAGLDVTTIHKLSEGTPNILDMIRTGEANFVFNTLTKGKTPQRDGFRIRREAVENGVVCMTSLDTVRELLTMLETINFSSEAMPVV, from the coding sequence ATGCCTAAAAATGATACATTGAAAAAAATTCTCGTCATCGGCTCCGGTCCGATTGTCATCGGGCAAGCAGCGGAATTCGACTACGCTGGAACACAGGCTTGCCAAGCATTGAAAGAAGAAGGTATCGAGGTTGTGCTGATCAACAGCAACCCGGCGACCATCATGACCGACACAAACATGGCGGATAAAGTATATATCGAGCCGATTACGCTCGACTTTGTTACACAGATCATCCGTCAAGAGCGTCCGGACGGTTTGCTCCCGACGCTTGGAGGGCAAACGGGCTTGAACATGGCAGTTGAGCTTGCACGCGCCGGTATTCTGGAGCAGGAGAATGTGAAGCTGCTCGGAACGCAGCTGGAGTCCATCGAGAAAGCCGAAGACCGCGATCTGTTCCGTGATCTGATGCGCGAACTCGATCAGCCCGTACCGGAAAGCACCATCGTAACGACTCTGGAAGAAGCGCTTGATTTCGCGAATGAGATCGGTTATCCGGTGATCGTGCGTCCGGCATACACGCTCGGAGGCACTGGCGGGGGGATTTGCGCAACCGAAGAGGAACTGCGCGAAACGGTCAGCTCCGGACTTCGCTACAGCCCGATCACACAATGTTTGATCGAGAAGAGCATCGCGGGAATGAAAGAAGTCGAGTATGAGGTAATGCGCGACGCAAACGATAACTGCATCGTGGTATGTAACATGGAGAACTTTGATCCGGTCGGCGTTCATACCGGCGACAGCATCGTCGTGGCGCCAAGCCAAACGCTGTCCGATCGCGAGTATCAAATGCTCAGATCGGCATCGCTGAAAATCATCCGTGCCCTGAACATCGAGGGCGGATGTAACGTGCAATTCGCGCTGGATCCAAACAGCTATCAATATTATGTCATCGAGGTAAACCCTCGCGTCAGCCGCTCTTCTGCCCTTGCTTCCAAGGCAACGGGTTACCCGATCGCGAAGATGGCAGCAAAAATCGCGATGGGTTACACCCTGGACGAGATCGTCAACCCGGTAACGGGACAGACCTATGCTTGTTTTGAGCCTACGCTGGACTATATCGTCAGCAAAATTCCACGCTGGCCATTCGACAAGTTCATCCATGCTAACCGGAAGCTGGGAACTCAGATGAAGGCCACCGGCGAGGTGATGGCGATTGGCCGTACTTTCGAAGAATCGATCCATAAAGCGGTTCGCTCTCTGGAGATCGGCGTGCACCGACTCTACTTGAAAGGCGCGAACGAGCTGAGTGATGAAGTGCTCCAGCAGCGTCTGATTAAAGCCGACGATGAGCGGATGTTCTTGATCGCGGAAGCATTCCGCCGGGGGTATGGACTTCAGCAGATTCAGGACCTGACGAAGATCGACTGGTGGTTCCTGGACAAAATCGAACGCCTGATTAAGTATGAAGAGCACATTCGCAGCGAAGCGGCACTGACATACGAAACGCTGTACGAAGCGAAGCGGCTCGGTTTTACGGATCGCGCTATAGCTGAGCTGCGCGCGGAAGGCAATGCCAGCACGCACACAACCGAGGAGTCGATCGGATTCCTGCGTCGCGAGCATGGATTGCGCCCGGTTTACAAAATGGTCGATACTTGCGCGGCGGAGTTTGAAGCAACGACACCGTACTACTACTCGACGTACGAAACCGAGAATGAAGTGATCGAATCCGCCAAGGAGAAGGTCATCGTACTGGGCTCCGGACCGATCCGGATCGGTCAGGGAATCGAGTTCGACTACTCCACGGTGCACGCTGTATGGGCGATCCAGAAGGCGGGATACGAAGCAGTTATCATTAACAACAACCCGGAGACCGTCTCCACTGACTTTAATACGTCGGACCGACTCTACTTCGAACCGCTCTTCCTCGAAGATGTCATGAACGTCATTGAGCAGGAGAAACCGATCGGTGTCATCGTACAGTTTGGCGGGCAGACAGCTATTAACCTCGCTGAGCCGCTGAGCAAGGCGGGCGTGAAGATTCTGGGTACCAGCTTGGAAAGCATTGACGAAGCCGAGGACCGTAAAAAATTCGAAGCGCTTCTGTCCAGACTGGAGATTGCTCAACCGAAAGGAAAAACGGTAACTTCGGTTGATGATGCTGTAGAAACCGCGCAATCGCTGGGATATCCTGTTTTGGTAAGACCATCTTATGTACTCGGTGGACGCGCCATGGAGATTGTATACTCCGACAGCGAACTGCTGAGTTACATGAAAGAGGCGGTTAAGATCAACCCGGATCATCCGGTTCTGATCGACCGTTACATGATGGGTAAAGAAGTGGAAGTAGACGCGATCTGTGATGGCGAGACGGTGCTGATTCCAGGCATCATGGAGCATGTAGAACGCGCAGGCGTTCACTCCGGCGACTCGATTGCGGTATATCCTCCTCAGTACTTGTCCCAGGATCTGAAGGACAAGATTGCGGAAATTACGATCAAGATTGCCAAAGAGCTGAATACACGCGGACTTGTTAACATCCAGTTCGTTATCTATAAAAATGAAGTGTACGTAATCGAAGTAAATCCGCGTTCTTCCCGGACGGTTCCGTTCCTGAGCAAGGTCACAGGCATCCCGATGGCCAACCTGGCAACACAGGCGATCATGGGCGGCAAGCTGAAGGAGCTTGGATACGAGGAAGGCATGTGGCCGGAAAGCGAACATGTATCGGTTAAAGTACCGGTGTTCTCCTTTGCTAAACTTCGCCGCGTTGAGCCTACCCTTGGACCGGAAATGAAGTCTACCGGTGAGGTTATGGGCCGAGACGTGAAGTATGCCAAAGCGCTGTACAAAGGTCTGATCGGTGCAGGCATGAAAATTCCTTCAACAGGAGCGATCATCGCTACCATCGCAGATAAGGATAAAGCCGAAGCTGCAGCACTGCTGAAAGGCTTCCATAAGCTTGGCTATAAAATCATCGCAACAGGCGGCACGGCAGCAGCATTGAAGGAAGCGGGCCTTGATGTGACCACCATTCATAAGCTGTCCGAGGGAACGCCGAACATTCTGGATATGATCCGCACAGGTGAAGCCAACTTCGTCTTTAACACATTGACCAAAGGTAAAACGCCGCAGCGTGACGGATTCCGAATTCGCCGTGAAGCGGTTGAAAACGGTGTGGTATGTATGACCTCGCTCGATACGGTTCGTGAGCTTCTGACGATGCTGGAGACCATCAACTTCTCCTCTGAAGCAATGCCGGTTGTTTAA
- the pyrF gene encoding orotidine-5'-phosphate decarboxylase: MSASYNEMAGRLMVALDYPDAQRAKALVQQLEGIPCYMKVGMQLFYAAGPDFVKELKAKGYSVFLDVKMHDIPNTVKGGANSVTRLGVDMFNVHAGGGALMMQAAKAGAEAAVADTPGLAMPTIIAVTQLTSTSQDVMNNEIGIPGLVEDAVVRYAKLAQQAGLHGVVASSLEVEAITSACGQAFKTVIPGIRPAGADIGDQARVLTPGEAIRKGSHYLVVGRPITESPNPRQAAEQIIEEMIQA, from the coding sequence ATGAGCGCCAGCTACAATGAAATGGCGGGCCGCCTGATGGTGGCCCTGGATTACCCGGATGCCCAGCGCGCAAAAGCATTGGTGCAGCAGCTGGAGGGCATCCCGTGTTATATGAAGGTCGGCATGCAGCTGTTCTACGCAGCCGGTCCGGATTTTGTCAAGGAATTGAAAGCAAAAGGTTATTCCGTATTTTTGGATGTGAAGATGCATGATATTCCGAACACGGTAAAAGGCGGGGCGAACAGCGTAACGCGGCTGGGTGTGGACATGTTTAATGTCCATGCCGGCGGCGGCGCTCTCATGATGCAGGCGGCAAAAGCCGGGGCGGAGGCCGCAGTGGCGGACACCCCGGGTCTTGCCATGCCTACCATCATTGCGGTAACCCAGTTGACTAGTACGAGTCAGGATGTCATGAATAACGAAATCGGTATCCCGGGTTTGGTAGAAGATGCGGTCGTACGATATGCGAAGCTGGCTCAGCAAGCCGGGCTGCATGGCGTCGTCGCTTCATCGCTTGAAGTGGAGGCCATAACATCCGCATGCGGACAAGCGTTTAAGACCGTTATACCAGGTATTCGTCCGGCCGGTGCGGATATCGGAGACCAGGCACGGGTTCTTACACCAGGGGAAGCCATCCGCAAGGGCAGTCATTATCTGGTTGTCGGCCGCCCGATTACGGAATCCCCGAACCCGAGACAAGCAGCAGAACAGATTATTGAGGAGATGATTCAAGCATGA
- a CDS encoding WXG100 family type VII secretion target gives MSGRIEVSPEELRRAAADIRSGSDYGGELVARLSQVIETLNAEWEGVSQQRFRTEAEETKAQLMNFIQMMNSMEQELMSIAARFAEADGQ, from the coding sequence ATGTCAGGACGCATAGAGGTATCCCCCGAGGAGCTGCGCCGCGCTGCGGCAGACATTCGAAGCGGGAGTGACTACGGCGGAGAATTGGTCGCCCGATTGTCCCAGGTCATTGAAACGTTGAATGCCGAATGGGAGGGTGTTTCCCAGCAGCGGTTTCGTACGGAGGCCGAGGAGACAAAGGCGCAGCTGATGAATTTCATCCAGATGATGAATTCGATGGAGCAGGAGCTTATGAGCATTGCCGCCCGATTTGCGGAGGCTGACGGCCAATAG
- a CDS encoding DUF3139 domain-containing protein, translating to MKQKKILIVFLLLVLIIVGVFYTYLQVKYNSLERSLRNHLINVEGYSDSDIISIKAKLSKMPTYPVYVRFADDPNTDYIFTDGNADTPIWRQLDPKKPIRLSGQRD from the coding sequence ATGAAACAGAAAAAGATTTTGATTGTTTTTCTGTTACTTGTGCTGATTATTGTCGGTGTTTTTTATACTTACCTTCAAGTGAAATACAATTCTCTTGAAAGAAGTTTGAGAAATCATCTGATTAATGTTGAGGGATACTCTGATTCAGATATTATCAGTATTAAAGCAAAACTTAGTAAAATGCCTACATATCCCGTTTATGTTAGGTTTGCAGATGATCCAAATACAGATTATATCTTTACAGATGGAAATGCTGATACACCCATATGGCGCCAACTTGATCCTAAAAAGCCAATAAGATTATCTGGTCAGCGTGACTAG